A part of uncultured Treponema sp. genomic DNA contains:
- a CDS encoding TIR domain-containing protein, translated as MNKKRTFISFDYDNDACLKNFLVGQSRNEDSPFEIIDMSIKEAIDYNWKNNARQRIKSCDVVVVICGEHTDTATGVSTELSISQEENIPYFLLQGYPDKNCKKPKLAKLSDKIYTWSWDNLKALFNGRR; from the coding sequence ATGAATAAGAAACGCACTTTTATAAGTTTTGATTATGATAATGATGCCTGCTTGAAAAATTTTCTTGTCGGACAATCAAGAAATGAAGATTCTCCATTCGAAATTATTGATATGTCCATAAAAGAAGCAATTGATTACAACTGGAAAAATAATGCCAGACAAAGAATAAAATCTTGCGATGTAGTAGTCGTTATTTGCGGAGAGCATACTGATACCGCCACAGGTGTTTCTACAGAACTATCAATTTCACAAGAAGAGAATATCCCTTATTTCCTTCTTCAAGGCTATCCTGACAAGAATTGTAAAAAACCAAAATTAGCAAAACTCTCAGATAAAATTTATACTTGGTCTTGGGATAATTTGAAAGCATTATTTAATGGCAGAAGATAA
- a CDS encoding caspase family protein encodes MSKKALVLGIDEYPECPLCGCVNDAKNVASLLERNADGSKNFDTICLTNQKSKRKLENAIRTLFQNDDDIALLYFSGHGSRVDESEYICVPNETNGIDKIQLSDVLKIIHKSKCKNKIVILDSCFSGGMGDNPFDGDCASLAKGVTILSASRENESAAESNGHGVFTSLLCGALNGGAADLLGHITPGAVYAYIDKALGSWQQRPVFKTNVQEFISLRETMPPIALKELIAIKEIFSDCDSINLDPSFEFTNNPNERHDYIKPFANEDNVKKMKLLQKFESVGLVEPVDEEHMYFAAMHSKACRLTPLGLYYKSLSKDNRF; translated from the coding sequence ATGAGCAAAAAAGCTCTTGTCCTAGGTATTGATGAATACCCAGAATGTCCGCTTTGCGGCTGTGTTAACGATGCAAAAAATGTTGCATCGTTATTAGAAAGAAATGCAGATGGCTCAAAGAATTTTGACACTATCTGTCTAACAAATCAAAAATCCAAAAGAAAATTGGAAAATGCTATTCGAACTCTTTTTCAGAATGACGACGATATTGCTCTTCTCTATTTTTCTGGACATGGTTCAAGAGTTGATGAGAGCGAATATATTTGCGTTCCTAATGAAACAAATGGAATTGATAAAATCCAACTTTCAGATGTTCTGAAAATTATTCATAAATCAAAATGTAAAAATAAAATTGTAATTTTAGATAGCTGTTTTTCAGGCGGAATGGGAGACAACCCTTTTGATGGGGACTGTGCTTCATTAGCAAAAGGCGTAACTATTCTTTCAGCAAGCAGAGAAAATGAATCTGCCGCTGAATCTAATGGTCATGGAGTATTCACTTCCTTATTATGCGGAGCTCTTAATGGTGGCGCCGCAGATTTACTTGGACATATTACGCCAGGTGCTGTTTATGCATATATTGACAAAGCTCTTGGAAGCTGGCAACAAAGACCTGTTTTCAAAACAAATGTACAAGAATTTATTTCTTTAAGAGAAACAATGCCACCGATTGCTTTAAAAGAATTAATCGCTATAAAAGAAATATTTTCTGACTGTGACAGCATAAATCTTGATCCATCATTTGAATTCACAAACAATCCAAATGAGAGACATGACTATATAAAACCTTTCGCAAACGAAGACAATGTAAAAAAAATGAAGCTTTTACAGAAATTCGAAAGTGTCGGTCTTGTTGAACCAGTAGATGAAGAACACATGTATTTCGCAGCAATGCATTCAAAAGCGTGCCGTCTTACACCGCTCGGTTTGTATTATAAATCACTTTCAAAAGACAACAGATTTTAA
- a CDS encoding ATP-binding protein has product MILEFSVKNTFSIKEEQLISFEASDTVNVDEELHCIDFGGKKFLKLACIYGANASGKTKIAEALTFYVNFLVLSFHSLQPTEKIHFIPFLFDPVTAKEPGEFRLVFYAKDFDSENVIRYEYYLKLNDEKVLIESLYYSPKGQKRLIFERTDNIKWGVCVTGAKKTIAELTRDNCSVVSAGAQAKHPIFLHVYNHLNERFKGMIDSTDNALYGYVAKRMDEDEDFKRKVINILSFSDFGNIKDISITKQEIPDEIIKTFPEEIRNQIAKRGEKPIARNVSLIHHYDSDVSLPLHLESAGTQKIMELAAPLIDITQEPSFCVIDELESSLHQELLEMFIQLFLECSEESQLLFTSHNQELLDSGLLRDDEIWFCNKTSTGGSKYNSIVDYTGIRKETSRKKLYQADKFGALPNVDINSLRELFCVKKTR; this is encoded by the coding sequence ATGATTTTAGAATTTTCTGTTAAAAATACATTTTCTATAAAAGAGGAACAACTGATCAGTTTTGAGGCTTCAGATACTGTTAATGTGGATGAAGAATTGCATTGTATTGATTTTGGTGGAAAGAAATTCTTGAAGTTGGCCTGTATTTATGGAGCTAATGCCTCTGGAAAGACAAAAATAGCAGAGGCTCTTACGTTCTATGTGAATTTTTTGGTTCTTTCATTTCATTCGCTGCAGCCAACAGAAAAGATACATTTTATTCCTTTTTTATTTGATCCAGTTACCGCAAAAGAACCTGGTGAGTTTAGGCTAGTTTTTTATGCTAAAGATTTTGATTCTGAAAATGTTATTCGCTATGAATATTATTTAAAGCTGAATGATGAAAAAGTTCTAATAGAATCTTTGTATTATTCTCCAAAGGGGCAGAAACGGCTGATTTTTGAAAGAACTGATAATATAAAATGGGGCGTATGTGTTACAGGTGCAAAAAAAACAATAGCTGAGTTAACTAGAGATAATTGTTCGGTTGTTTCTGCTGGGGCGCAGGCTAAACATCCGATATTTCTTCATGTTTATAATCATCTTAACGAACGTTTTAAGGGTATGATAGATAGTACTGATAATGCTCTCTATGGATATGTTGCAAAGCGAATGGATGAAGATGAGGATTTTAAAAGAAAAGTTATAAATATTCTTTCGTTTTCTGATTTTGGAAACATTAAAGATATTTCTATTACAAAACAAGAAATTCCTGATGAGATAATAAAAACTTTTCCTGAGGAAATTCGAAATCAAATTGCAAAGAGAGGAGAAAAGCCTATTGCTAGAAATGTAAGTCTTATACATCATTACGACAGTGATGTTTCTCTTCCTCTGCATTTAGAATCTGCCGGAACACAAAAAATTATGGAATTGGCTGCTCCATTGATAGATATAACGCAGGAACCTTCTTTTTGTGTTATTGATGAACTTGAATCATCTTTGCACCAGGAACTGCTTGAAATGTTTATTCAGTTATTTCTCGAGTGTTCTGAGGAATCTCAATTGTTATTTACAAGCCATAATCAAGAGCTGCTTGATTCAGGGCTTTTAAGAGATGATGAAATTTGGTTTTGTAATAAAACTTCAACAGGTGGAAGCAAATATAATTCGATAGTTGACTATACAGGGATAAGGAAAGAGACATCGAGAAAGAAATTGTATCAAGCAGATAAATTTGGTGCTTTGCCAAATGTTGATATAAATTCATTGAGGGAGTTGTTCTGTGTCAAGAAAACTAGGTAA
- a CDS encoding RloB family protein translates to MSRKLGKLKANKTFLLIVEGPVEKIYFSDVKANGRIPGVTITPKVSKHSDLYTILKSALIEHESSVYDSIWCVFDRDTIIANGMSEEASKLYKEAISKGIHFADSMPAFEVWFLLHYTMPDLFYSSQDKIIAELKKHIPCYSKNQVWLSSANLYSTLKPYFDFAMENAFELSKKKEEIENEKATSCNVYKLFKELQENVKNK, encoded by the coding sequence GTGTCAAGAAAACTAGGTAAGTTAAAAGCAAATAAAACATTTCTTCTTATAGTTGAAGGTCCTGTAGAAAAAATATATTTTTCGGATGTTAAGGCAAATGGGCGTATTCCTGGAGTGACGATTACACCTAAAGTTTCGAAACATAGCGATTTATATACTATTTTAAAATCAGCGTTGATTGAACATGAGTCAAGTGTTTATGATTCTATATGGTGTGTTTTTGATAGAGATACAATTATTGCAAATGGAATGTCAGAAGAAGCATCAAAACTTTACAAAGAAGCTATATCAAAAGGAATCCATTTTGCTGATTCTATGCCAGCCTTTGAAGTATGGTTTTTACTTCATTATACTATGCCTGATTTATTTTACAGTTCACAGGATAAGATTATTGCTGAGCTGAAAAAGCATATTCCTTGTTATTCGAAAAATCAGGTGTGGCTTTCATCAGCAAATTTATATTCGACTTTAAAGCCTTATTTTGATTTTGCAATGGAAAATGCTTTTGAACTGAGCAAGAAAAAAGAAGAAATAGAAAATGAGAAAGCCACGAGTTGTAATGTTTATAAGCTATTTAAAGAATTACAAGAAAATGTAAAAAATAAATAA
- a CDS encoding type IV secretory system conjugative DNA transfer family protein — protein MKDKEEFIRTDPDAAHKVYWLAVLNWIVPILCILAGLVLTTQKFAVLMNHDYNVIGRPLFILNGAYRVYNPLIFILGMFKYAFDDVYSYYFFQAAPAAFIGLVVAVLLFLITSVIVSAHQKNQHIHGTARWATRKDLEKFGMLQPRGVICGQLSSANVGYHTDKEKMSLVLDLPKNLVTRKVHVAPVVCHSGRTNTWMIAPTRTGKGVSTVIPTCLSYGVPYWGTDSKTGKKAVKGRGSMVIFDPKGENWEASAGYRSRFSTCIPFRPLDPDGDTAHYNPIHEILDSPSEAFSWADMIAEIFFGAENAKAASDGATQYFNNTARDIFAGVVMHVRFCRYIAWKDKNLSTVLDIFSQASSDDSKGDDEESGGPGSAMLAQMREDGVHVDDSGHESLLIHELIVKAANRSETQTPKERASTYSTVFSKISLFQDPLLKNATAYSDFSVDDFIDGKNGISLYLIVPYNHIKRISPVFRMIITFMIKKFSSGTTNANAVKLKIPCLFLLDEFPVLGYFPDIALNAGILAGYGVTFFIVSQSLNQIVDVYGENHPFLDHCKTIILFAPGNIKDARQFSETIGNRSVLLDNISSSGTKWQVGFSNISRSSQETQTSLVNPDELMKMDFSRCIVFNGQMPPYKGKKVVYYEDPRFKDKAFGKVPEMNEIYSRLKKLPSHRRKHFNVESSIQRTIKRIEKIEVTQSIPSDFDIFADDERETKF, from the coding sequence TTGAAAGACAAAGAAGAATTCATCCGCACAGACCCTGATGCGGCCCATAAGGTCTACTGGCTTGCCGTGCTCAACTGGATTGTCCCGATTCTGTGTATTCTGGCAGGGCTTGTTCTGACCACGCAGAAATTCGCAGTCCTTATGAACCATGACTATAATGTCATAGGACGGCCGCTCTTTATTTTAAATGGCGCGTACCGCGTCTACAATCCGCTCATATTCATTCTTGGAATGTTCAAGTACGCCTTTGACGACGTGTACTCGTACTATTTTTTTCAGGCAGCCCCTGCCGCGTTCATCGGCCTTGTCGTTGCTGTGCTTCTGTTCCTCATAACAAGCGTGATTGTCTCCGCCCACCAGAAGAACCAGCACATACACGGAACAGCGAGATGGGCGACAAGAAAAGACCTTGAGAAGTTTGGAATGCTCCAGCCGCGCGGTGTAATCTGCGGACAGCTTTCAAGCGCGAATGTCGGCTACCATACTGACAAGGAAAAGATGAGTCTTGTTTTAGACCTTCCGAAGAATCTTGTTACCAGGAAAGTCCATGTCGCTCCGGTTGTCTGCCATTCAGGACGTACAAACACCTGGATGATTGCTCCGACACGAACCGGAAAGGGAGTCAGCACTGTAATTCCGACCTGCCTTAGCTACGGAGTTCCGTACTGGGGAACGGACAGCAAGACCGGGAAGAAAGCCGTGAAAGGGCGCGGCTCGATGGTGATTTTCGACCCAAAGGGCGAGAACTGGGAAGCCTCGGCAGGCTACCGCTCAAGGTTCAGCACATGCATTCCGTTCCGCCCTCTCGACCCGGATGGAGACACAGCGCACTACAATCCGATTCACGAGATTCTGGACAGCCCTAGCGAGGCGTTCTCCTGGGCTGACATGATTGCCGAAATTTTCTTCGGAGCTGAGAATGCAAAGGCGGCCTCTGACGGAGCTACGCAATACTTCAACAACACGGCGCGCGATATTTTCGCAGGCGTTGTCATGCACGTGCGCTTCTGCCGCTATATCGCATGGAAGGACAAGAACCTTTCCACAGTCCTTGATATTTTCAGTCAGGCAAGCAGCGATGACAGTAAAGGCGATGACGAGGAGAGCGGCGGACCTGGCTCTGCAATGCTTGCTCAAATGAGGGAGGATGGAGTCCATGTTGACGACTCGGGACACGAAAGCCTTCTTATCCACGAGCTTATTGTCAAGGCGGCGAACCGCTCGGAGACGCAGACACCGAAGGAGCGCGCCTCTACATACTCGACTGTTTTCAGCAAGATTTCCCTGTTCCAGGACCCGCTGCTTAAAAACGCGACCGCATACTCTGATTTCAGTGTGGATGACTTTATCGACGGAAAGAACGGAATCAGCCTTTACCTCATTGTTCCGTACAACCACATCAAGCGAATCAGCCCTGTGTTCAGGATGATAATCACTTTTATGATTAAGAAATTCTCAAGCGGAACGACGAACGCGAACGCCGTCAAGCTCAAGATTCCGTGCCTGTTCCTTTTGGACGAGTTCCCGGTTCTTGGATATTTCCCGGACATTGCATTGAACGCCGGAATTCTTGCAGGCTACGGAGTCACTTTCTTTATCGTAAGCCAGTCTCTGAACCAGATTGTTGATGTCTACGGCGAGAACCATCCGTTCCTTGACCACTGCAAGACAATCATACTTTTTGCCCCGGGAAACATAAAGGATGCAAGGCAGTTTTCAGAGACAATCGGAAACCGCTCTGTTCTTTTGGACAACATCTCTAGTTCCGGCACAAAGTGGCAAGTCGGATTCAGCAATATATCGCGAAGCTCGCAGGAAACGCAGACAAGCCTTGTGAACCCGGACGAGCTTATGAAGATGGACTTCTCGCGTTGCATTGTATTCAACGGTCAAATGCCGCCGTACAAGGGAAAGAAGGTTGTCTATTACGAAGACCCTAGATTCAAGGACAAGGCATTCGGAAAAGTTCCTGAGATGAATGAGATTTACTCAAGGCTAAAAAAACTCCCGAGCCACCGCAGAAAGCATTTCAACGTGGAAAGCTCAATCCAGAGGACAATCAAGCGCATTGAGAAAATCGAGGTTACACAGTCAATACCAAGCGACTTCGATATTTTTGCGGACGACGAACGCGAGACAAAATTTTAA
- a CDS encoding PBECR2 nuclease fold domain-containing protein, producing MEDNILKDIDELKNSLKDSLRQIAKPIRQIDFTRENYNMLFPYSRIKTPLEEVKLDEHQFEKLEAKERQSILQAVHDTLKTPDIVINETRQSVFGDFNTAHLYAKSFEINGKNKAVQSVVVAIEDENVSISTHERDINNLVNKIKMPEQLIYASDEIGQVIERATGRQLVTVNPTRANGKTEPPRENITQNNEKSTSAEKGSELNLLYEKTTVNVDGLERECGHGVLDGFKNAVKMVDRLKEENIQLKKENIELHKRLEQKSHSKNHNEKEIER from the coding sequence ATGGAAGATAATATTTTAAAAGATATTGATGAGCTAAAAAACTCTCTAAAAGATTCATTGAGACAAATTGCAAAGCCTATTAGACAAATAGATTTCACTCGTGAGAATTATAATATGCTGTTTCCTTACTCGCGGATAAAGACTCCTTTGGAAGAAGTGAAACTTGATGAGCACCAGTTTGAGAAACTGGAAGCAAAGGAGCGTCAGAGTATTTTACAGGCTGTCCATGACACATTGAAAACGCCTGATATTGTAATCAATGAAACTCGTCAAAGTGTATTCGGGGATTTCAATACAGCACATCTTTATGCAAAATCGTTTGAAATCAATGGAAAAAATAAAGCTGTTCAGTCTGTTGTTGTTGCTATAGAGGATGAAAATGTATCCATATCGACACATGAAAGGGACATCAACAATTTAGTTAATAAAATAAAAATGCCCGAGCAGCTGATTTATGCATCAGATGAAATCGGGCAAGTGATTGAGCGTGCAACTGGCAGGCAGCTGGTGACGGTCAATCCGACCAGAGCGAACGGCAAAACCGAACCTCCACGAGAAAATATAACACAAAACAACGAAAAGTCAACATCAGCAGAAAAAGGCTCGGAGTTAAATCTGCTTTACGAGAAAACAACCGTGAATGTTGACGGACTTGAGCGCGAGTGCGGGCACGGTGTATTGGACGGATTCAAGAATGCCGTGAAAATGGTTGACAGGCTGAAAGAAGAAAATATTCAGCTTAAAAAAGAAAACATCGAGCTTCACAAAAGGCTGGAGCAGAAGTCCCATTCAAAGAATCATAATGAAAAGGAGATTGAGCGGTGA
- a CDS encoding ATPase, T2SS/T4P/T4SS family gives MTGMDGFGQQVKLDKWIKNLEDDMRLIVPFIEDRNVTDIAIGINGELIVEGLGMEKTFTGIFFDDQTTTRIIYATAAVLGVTVDPDNPIVEGVLPNWKIRVEGILPPRAARNPMYFIRRPPAKIFSLESYLESGRITKERYDLLIEHIKKRSNIVIGGETGSGKTTLLNATIDKMREFTPDDRFYIVEDAGEIQCRARDFVPIWAAGKDCLKAVATALRCNVSRIIFGELRYGDVTNEVLKAWNSGHTGGITTVHANCALTMLSRIRDLLREVIPGELPDVAQSVQLLVHMKPTRNGPVVSEVVETMQMGSSSFMEDLESNNLIS, from the coding sequence ATGACAGGAATGGACGGATTCGGGCAGCAGGTGAAGCTCGACAAGTGGATAAAGAACCTTGAGGACGACATGAGGCTGATTGTGCCTTTTATCGAGGACAGGAATGTGACTGACATCGCAATTGGAATAAACGGCGAGCTTATTGTCGAGGGGCTTGGAATGGAAAAGACATTCACAGGAATTTTCTTTGACGACCAGACCACAACAAGAATAATCTACGCGACGGCCGCTGTTCTCGGCGTTACTGTTGATCCGGACAACCCGATTGTCGAGGGCGTTCTTCCGAACTGGAAAATCCGCGTGGAGGGAATCCTGCCACCGCGCGCCGCACGCAATCCCATGTACTTTATCCGCCGTCCTCCGGCAAAGATTTTCTCTCTTGAAAGCTATCTTGAGTCCGGGCGGATTACAAAGGAACGCTACGACCTTCTAATAGAGCATATAAAGAAACGCTCGAATATTGTCATCGGCGGCGAGACAGGAAGCGGAAAGACGACGCTGCTTAACGCGACCATAGACAAGATGAGGGAATTCACGCCGGACGACCGCTTCTATATTGTCGAGGACGCAGGCGAGATTCAGTGCAGGGCGCGCGACTTTGTTCCAATCTGGGCGGCAGGAAAGGACTGCCTTAAAGCAGTCGCGACAGCTCTCCGCTGCAATGTGTCGCGCATTATTTTCGGCGAGCTTCGCTACGGCGATGTGACAAACGAGGTCTTGAAGGCGTGGAATTCAGGGCATACCGGCGGAATCACGACAGTTCACGCTAACTGCGCGCTTACAATGCTCTCAAGAATCCGCGACCTTTTGCGCGAGGTGATTCCGGGAGAGCTTCCGGACGTGGCGCAGTCCGTGCAGCTTCTTGTCCACATGAAGCCGACAAGAAACGGCCCGGTTGTGAGCGAGGTTGTCGAAACCATGCAGATGGGAAGCTCGTCTTTCATGGAAGACCTTGAAAGCAACAATCTTATAAGTTGA
- a CDS encoding TrbC/VirB2 family protein, whose product MKSEKTKKAVQKIKGFVTDRKFLITVFMLFMIVAPTFASGGGGGDTIEQLDTWGDKILSLLQSTWVKVLLLVALIIEAIGVVVAGQQGGGGQILKKFAPWIIGTLILLCSSGICSYFLGDLNFEISMAEKVIPVAENLISGIA is encoded by the coding sequence ATGAAGTCCGAAAAAACTAAAAAAGCCGTCCAGAAAATCAAAGGCTTTGTCACAGACAGAAAATTTCTTATAACAGTTTTCATGCTGTTCATGATTGTAGCTCCGACATTTGCATCCGGCGGAGGTGGCGGCGACACTATCGAGCAGCTTGACACCTGGGGAGACAAAATCCTCTCTCTTTTGCAGTCAACCTGGGTGAAAGTCCTTCTTCTTGTCGCGCTGATAATCGAGGCAATCGGCGTGGTTGTCGCAGGGCAGCAGGGCGGTGGCGGACAGATTCTTAAAAAGTTCGCTCCGTGGATAATCGGAACTCTGATTCTTCTGTGCTCGTCAGGAATCTGCTCTTATTTTCTGGGCGACCTGAACTTTGAGATTTCAATGGCAGAAAAAGTCATTCCGGTGGCGGAAAACTTAATATCTGGAATTGCCTAG
- a CDS encoding VirB3 family type IV secretion system protein, translated as MENEPTLYDYAVPVHRVLLQPNVVLGIGIAPAMVILVLTIVLMNLVSVWCFPVGIVLFVAAKMLCKDDPYMMTILFDRLMQPNLWRAV; from the coding sequence TTGGAAAACGAACCTACGTTATATGACTATGCAGTTCCAGTCCACCGCGTGCTGCTTCAGCCGAACGTCGTGCTTGGAATCGGGATTGCTCCAGCGATGGTGATTCTTGTTCTTACAATTGTGCTGATGAACCTTGTGAGCGTTTGGTGCTTCCCGGTCGGAATCGTTCTGTTTGTGGCGGCTAAAATGCTCTGCAAGGACGACCCTTATATGATGACGATTCTTTTTGACAGGCTCATGCAGCCTAACTTATGGAGGGCAGTCTGA
- a CDS encoding AAA family ATPase yields MDVPFLDFFRLNRESANMLKYVSPYSFIMSPGVCLLKNGALMTSYQVEYPDLESSSPASTAAMASLFNRTTMALAQQEGWAIFFDCKRYKTKDYPAGEFSNLAGWLIDQRRAENYHKYGEHFTTDYYISFVYQLPGDIENKAASIFFRSGKRKSGGGSHSHGAENLSGMKKEIENFLDETDKAMGTLSTKIWCHRLDDSELFSYIKSSVSMRRQDMFYPENTFFFLDNYICDMDVKTSMPLKIGDYYVPIIAVMDFPSSTYPAVFDKLNRTMQEFRWTTRFIPMSKEMSSKEADKYQKRMYSARKSAGTIITELAANVEIDRENSGAAAMEGEASQIQADIAMGSYVLGYYTSSLMCWDKKLSAAKEKSRKLQQVVRSCGFSCMEEKMNNMEAWEGMMPGNVYANIRRPLISTQNMANIIPLSSAWQGMLYNDFTLETCGSSVPLVTCSTSYGTPFFLNLNVRDVGHTFIFGPTGAGKSTLMALLMAQATKYRDANIVCIDKQLSSRAFMVASGGIYVEPGKDDVAFQPLSELLNPEECNKKEYRESLMWCQQFIESLLAQQNIETTPKMSKAISETLMLLSEKDNSMHDLTSFQQYVNYTDPDTGDNTIRTGLDPYCRGGAFGSIFDADRTTLNLSKLMTIEMGSLMRLSEKAVAPALMYIFRYLEKLWTVPHGERQPLTFLFLDEAWLYLQHPVFSGFIQEWLRTLRKKKVFCIFATQEVSAASKSSLRDTIVQQCLTKIYLADENAVQTAESYRDFGLTDSEIAALSEAVMKRDYYFKNPNGSRMFTLDLDAFQLALISSDHELLDNLESRYGRNTTRELAFELLDAVKEKYKEIGKDIRGLDYSKYKEMLLSS; encoded by the coding sequence ATGGATGTTCCGTTTCTTGACTTTTTCAGGCTGAACAGGGAAAGCGCGAACATGCTCAAATATGTCAGCCCTTACTCGTTCATAATGTCGCCCGGTGTCTGCCTTTTAAAGAACGGAGCGTTGATGACATCTTATCAGGTTGAGTATCCTGACCTTGAGTCATCGTCTCCGGCTTCAACTGCGGCGATGGCATCTCTGTTCAACCGCACAACTATGGCTCTGGCACAGCAGGAGGGCTGGGCGATTTTTTTCGACTGCAAGAGATACAAGACAAAGGACTATCCGGCAGGAGAATTCTCAAACCTTGCGGGCTGGCTCATAGACCAGAGGCGCGCTGAGAACTACCACAAGTACGGCGAGCATTTCACGACCGACTATTATATTTCGTTTGTATACCAGCTTCCGGGAGACATCGAGAACAAGGCTGCATCGATTTTCTTCAGAAGCGGAAAGAGGAAGAGCGGCGGCGGAAGCCATTCCCACGGTGCGGAAAATCTTTCCGGAATGAAAAAGGAAATCGAGAATTTTCTTGATGAGACAGACAAGGCGATGGGGACTCTCTCAACAAAAATATGGTGCCACAGGCTTGATGACTCGGAGCTTTTCAGCTACATAAAGTCGTCGGTGAGCATGAGGCGGCAGGATATGTTCTATCCTGAGAACACTTTCTTCTTCCTTGACAACTACATCTGCGACATGGACGTGAAGACCTCGATGCCGCTAAAAATCGGGGACTATTATGTTCCCATAATCGCCGTGATGGATTTTCCGAGCAGCACTTATCCAGCCGTCTTTGACAAGCTGAACAGGACAATGCAGGAGTTCCGGTGGACGACAAGATTCATTCCGATGAGCAAGGAGATGTCCTCAAAAGAGGCGGACAAATATCAGAAGCGGATGTACTCCGCAAGAAAAAGCGCGGGCACGATTATCACAGAACTTGCCGCGAATGTCGAGATTGACCGGGAGAATTCAGGAGCTGCCGCGATGGAAGGCGAGGCCAGCCAGATTCAGGCGGACATCGCTATGGGAAGCTATGTTCTCGGATACTACACAAGCAGCCTTATGTGCTGGGACAAGAAACTCTCAGCGGCAAAGGAGAAGTCGCGGAAGCTCCAGCAGGTTGTGCGCTCATGCGGCTTCTCGTGCATGGAAGAAAAAATGAACAACATGGAGGCGTGGGAGGGAATGATGCCCGGAAACGTCTATGCGAATATCCGCCGTCCTCTTATCTCCACTCAGAACATGGCGAATATCATTCCTCTAAGCTCCGCATGGCAGGGAATGCTTTACAACGACTTCACGCTTGAGACCTGCGGCTCTTCTGTTCCTCTTGTAACCTGCTCGACAAGCTATGGAACTCCGTTCTTTCTTAATCTGAATGTGCGCGATGTAGGGCATACTTTTATTTTCGGACCGACAGGAGCAGGGAAGTCAACACTCATGGCTCTGCTTATGGCGCAGGCCACAAAGTACAGGGACGCGAACATTGTCTGCATTGACAAGCAGCTCTCAAGCCGGGCGTTCATGGTCGCATCCGGCGGAATTTATGTGGAGCCTGGAAAGGATGATGTGGCGTTCCAGCCGCTGAGCGAGCTTCTGAACCCGGAAGAATGCAATAAAAAAGAATACCGCGAGAGCCTCATGTGGTGCCAGCAGTTTATTGAGAGCCTCCTTGCCCAGCAGAATATTGAGACGACTCCGAAAATGAGCAAGGCGATAAGCGAGACTCTTATGCTTCTTTCTGAGAAGGACAACTCTATGCACGACCTTACATCGTTCCAGCAGTATGTGAACTACACAGACCCGGACACAGGCGACAACACGATAAGAACAGGGCTTGACCCGTACTGCCGGGGAGGAGCTTTCGGCTCAATATTTGACGCGGACAGGACTACTCTGAATCTTTCCAAGCTGATGACAATAGAGATGGGAAGCCTCATGCGCCTTTCAGAAAAGGCTGTAGCGCCGGCTTTGATGTATATCTTCCGCTATCTTGAAAAGCTCTGGACAGTTCCGCACGGCGAGAGACAGCCTCTGACTTTTCTGTTTCTTGACGAGGCGTGGCTTTATCTTCAGCATCCGGTTTTCTCGGGATTTATCCAGGAATGGCTCAGGACTTTGAGAAAGAAGAAGGTGTTCTGCATATTCGCGACACAGGAGGTCAGCGCAGCGAGCAAGTCGTCTTTGCGCGACACGATAGTCCAGCAGTGCCTCACAAAGATTTATCTTGCTGACGAGAATGCGGTTCAGACCGCTGAAAGCTACAGGGATTTCGGGCTTACAGACAGCGAGATAGCCGCTTTGTCCGAGGCGGTCATGAAAAGGGACTATTACTTCAAGAACCCGAACGGAAGCCGGATGTTCACTCTCGACCTTGACGCGTTCCAGCTCGCGCTGATTTCAAGCGACCATGAGCTTCTGGACAACCTTGAGAGCAGGTACGGACGAAACACAACAAGGGAGCTTGCCTTTGAGCTTCTTGACGCGGTCAAGGAAAAATACAAAGAAATCGGAAAAGATATTCGCGGACTTGACTACTCGAAATACAAGGAAATGCTTCTCTCATCATAA